The Neoarius graeffei isolate fNeoGra1 chromosome 12, fNeoGra1.pri, whole genome shotgun sequence genome window below encodes:
- the LOC132895240 gene encoding uncharacterized protein LOC132895240 isoform X1: MYWSKHYCAVQVHFTHCPNSCINAHCSVLKHVIRSLVSEDSEVGCCQHDFFDIINSISHVSLPRLRATHWKDVGKWVRKCAVDGNEWSQTEDPSVLFCQRLGVYKQSHAMCVYVKRSVILATDDQGPGDLGHTGLFVSVSTGITPAEVHPKLAGVPNSVWAKGKHDVGLIKNAEPVVITPKSDFSPKQTQYPLKPEAIAGIKLVFDSLLKADVIVPCQDSPVRTPIFPVKKARKPSQPDEWRFVQDLQAVNAAAVPHMPDSLKSALQTTPTLGLPDPNKPFVQTVDEKKGFMTSVLLQKHGDRLRPVAYFSSRVDPVAAGLPVCLRAVAAAEKAVTASRNIVGYSNLTLWSHMLSPCFCWRKRRHICQHRDG, from the coding sequence atgtattggtctaaacattattgcgctgtgcaggtccattttactcattgtccaaacagctgcatcaatgctcattgcagtgttctcaaacatgttatacgcagcctcgtgtcagaggactctgaggtcggctgctgccaacatgatttctttgacatcattaattctatatcccatgtctcattaccaaggctgcgagccacccattggaaagacgtggggaagtgggtcaggaagtgtgcagtcgatggcaatgaatggtcccaaacagaggaccctagtgtgttgttttgtcaaaggcttggggtctacaaacaaagtcatgctatgtgtgtgtatgttaagcgcagtgtaatattagccactgatgaccagggtcctggggacctcgGCCAtactggcctgtttgtctctgtttccacaggcataactccagcagaggtgcaccccaaattggcgggcgttccaaattccgtttgggcaaagggtaaacatgatgtgggcctaataaagaatgctgaaccagtggtgatcacccccaaatcagatttcagtcctaaacagacccagtacccactcaaaccagaagcaattgcaggtataaaactggtctttgattcgttgctgaaggcagatgtaattgtcccttgccaggactctccagtgcgcactcctatttttccagttaagaaggcaagaaaaccgtcccagcccgatgagtggaggtttgtccaagatctgcaagcagtcaatgctgcggctgtcccgcaCATGCCTGACTCCCTAAAgagtgctctgcagaccacacccactctgggactgcctgaccccaataaaccatttgttcaaactgtcgatgaaaagaagggttttatgacctctgttcttttgcagaaacatggggatagattgagacctgtagcttacttctccagcagggtggatccagtggcggctggacttcctgtttgcctgcgtgcagttgctgcagctgaaaaggcggtaactgcctccagaaatattgtggggtattctaacctcaccctttggtcccacatgctgtctccctgcttctgttggagaaaaagacgtcacatttgtcagcacagagatggttga
- the LOC132895240 gene encoding uncharacterized protein LOC132895240 isoform X2 gives MDPDLESAPPPQHTLPPQRGGASLPQALHPQKGGEVKTKKKKTEPLESLPAYQPPPASVPLSASPSHTRSGLAYGDGQDTLLDLTTCSPVGPQGHNLKSEVLHLPMMEVAGADGVLLVHRPWMTADIKESMASLPNVREVGGKRFSNELLIFCREFRPTTHELRCLIMTKMGIDWNKVSKEWPEADQRMTTPDWSVAGNDCSAWRKRNKRRKRLK, from the exons atggaccctgacctggagtctgccccaccaccccaacacacactgcctcctcagcgaggtggagcatcactcccacaagcgcttcacccacagaaagggggagaagtcaagacaaagaaaaaaaaaactgagcctctggaatctctcccagcctaccagccgcctccagcatcagtgcctctcagcgcttctccatcacacacgagatccggtcttgcatacggCGATGGacaagacaccctcctggacctgaccacgtgctcaccagtgggtccacaaggccataatctaaagtctgaagtccttcatcttccaatgatggaagtggctggagctgatggcgtgcttttagtccacagaccctggatgacagctgatatcaaggaaagcatggcttctcttcccaatgtgagagaggtaggaggaaagagatttagtaacgaactgttgatattttgcagagaattccgaccgaccacccatgaacttcgctgcctaatcatgaccaagatgggtatagattggaacaaagtttccaaagagtggccggaagctgaccagcgaatgactacaccagactggagcgtggctggcaatg actgttcagcctggagaaaaaggaacaagaggaggaagaggttgaagtag